From Brassica oleracea var. oleracea cultivar TO1000 chromosome C3, BOL, whole genome shotgun sequence, a single genomic window includes:
- the LOC106332727 gene encoding DNA repair protein RAD51 homolog 1 gives MTTMEQRRNQNTVQQQDDEETQHGPFPVEQLQAAGIASVDVKKLRDAGLCTVEGVAYTPRKDLLQIKGISDAKVDKIVEAASKLVPLGFTSASQLHAQRQEIIQITSGSRELDKVLEGGIETGSITELYGEFRSGKTQLCHTLCVTCQLPMDQGGGEGKAMYIDAEGTFRPQRLLQIADRFGLNGADVLENVAYARAYNTDHQSRLLLEAASMMVETRFALMIVDSATALYRTDFSGRGELSARQMHLAKFLRSLQKLADEFGVAVVITNQVVAQVDGSALFAGPQFKPIGGNIMAHATTTRLALRKGRAEERICKVISSPCLPEAEARFQISTEGVTDCKD, from the exons ATGACGACAATGGAGCAGCGTAGAAACCAAAACACTGTTCAGCAACAAGACGATGAAGAGACCCAGCACGGCCCTTTCCCCGTCGAACAGCTTCAG GCGGCAGGTATAGCTTCTGTTGATGTGAAGAAGCTTAGGGACGCTGGTCTCTGCACTGTTGAAGGTGTTGCATATACTCCGAGGAAAGATCTCTTGCAGATTAAAGGAATCAGTGATGCTAAAGTTGACAAAATCGTTGAAGCAG CTTCGAAGCTGGTTCCTCTGGGTTTCACTAGTGCTAGCCAGCTCCATGCCCAGAGACAGGAGATCATTCAGATTACATCTGGATCACGGGAGCTCGACAAAGTACTTGAAG GAGGAATTGAAACCGGATCCATCACTGAGTTGTATGGTGAGTTCCGCTCTGGGAAGACTCAGTTGTGCCATACACTGTGTGTAACTTGCCAA CTTCCCATGGATCAAGGAGGTGGAGAGGGAAAGGCGATGTACATTGATGCCGAGGGAACATTCAGGCCGCAAAGACTATTACAGATAGCTGACAG GTTTGGACTTAATGGAGCTGATGTTCTTGAAAACGTTGCTTATGCGAGGGCGTATAATACTGACCATCAGTCAAGGCTTCTGCTTGAAGCAGCATCTATGATGGTTGAAACAAG GTTTGCTCTCATGATTGTGGATAGTGCTACCGCTCTCTACAGGACAGATTTCTCTGGAAGGGGAGAGCTTTCGGCTCGACAAATGCATCTTGCAAAGTTCTTGAGAAGTCTTCAGAAATTAGCAGATGAG TTTGGTGTGGCTGTTGTTATAACGAACCAAGTAGTTGCGCAAGTAGATGGTTCTGCTCTTTTTGCTGGTCCACAGTTTAAGCCGATTGGTGGGAATATCATGGCTCATGCCACCACAACAAG GCTGGCATTGAGGAAAGGAAGAGCAGAGGAGAGAATCTGCAAAGTGATAAGCTCGCCATGCTTGCCTGAAGCAGAAGCTCGTTTTCAAATATCTACAGAAGGTGTAACAGATTGCAAGGACTGA
- the LOC106336448 gene encoding glucan endo-1,3-beta-glucosidase 5-like, whose translation MGRHDTYDKLIFFCLSILLLHIPLKNADALACNWGTQASHPIPPNIVVKLLRDNGFNKVKLFEADPGALRALGKSGIQVMVGIPNDLLATMASTVTNAELWVQQNVSQYISKYGTDIRYVAVGNEPFLKTYKDRFVKSTYPALQNVQAALVKAGLGRQVKVTVPLNADVYESGDGLPSSGDFRSDIKTLMVSIVRFLADSVSPITFNIYPFLSLNADPNFPREYAFFPGSGGSGGGGAKPVVDGSISYTNVFDANFDTLVSALEKNGFDAEKVEIIVGEVGWPTDGDVNANTALAQRFNQGLLNRIVQGQGTPRRKTAPEVYVFSLVDEDAKSIDPGKFERHWGIFSYDGAVKYPLSLGNGRQLVPAKGVRYQAREWCVLSPQAAAGNGPNGATWTSSVEYACQLADCTSLGPGSSCAGLDSAANASYAFNMYFQKMDHRRGSCVFNNLGVVTKIDPSSGSCRFPIEIDTSRLRPRKNSGAGEGKWGTVVTAAMAVVWAVFY comes from the exons ATGGGTCGTCATGATACGTACGACAAACTCATCTTCTTCTGCCTATCCATATTGTTACTTCACATCCCATTGAAGAATGCCGACGCCTTGGCATGTAACTGGGGGACACAAGCGAGCCATCCTATTCCACCAAACATAGTGGTAAAGCTCCTCAGGGACAACGGGTTCAACAAGGTTAAGCTATTCGAAGCTGACCCTGGCGCACTTAGAGCCCTTGGTAAATCAGGTATTCAAGTCATGGTTGGTATCCCCAACGATCTCTTGGCAACCATGGCGTCCACTGTCACCAACGCCGAGCTTTGGGTTCAACAAAACGTCTCTCAATACATCTCCAAATACGGAACCGACATAAG ATACGTAGCCGTGGGGAACGAGCCGTTCTTGAAGACCTACAAGGACAGATTCGTCAAATCAACATACCCGGCGCTGCAGAACGTTCAAGCAGCTCTGGTGAAAGCTGGTCTCGGCCGGCAAGTCAAAGTCACGGTGCCTCTCAACGCAGACGTCTACGAATCCGGCGACGGTCTCCCTTCCTCCGGCGACTTCCGTTCCGACATCAAAACACTAATGGTCTCCATCGTCCGCTTCCTCGCCGACTCCGTCTCGCCCATCACATTCAACATCTACCCTTTCCTCTCTCTCAACGCCGACCCAAACTTCCCCCGCGAATACGCCTTCTTCCCAGGCTCCGGCGGCAGCGGCGGCGGCGGAGCTAAGCCTGTAGTCGACGGATCGATCTCTTACACTAACGTCTTCGACGCGAACTTCGACACTTTAGTCTCGGCGCTGGAGAAGAACGGATTCGACGCGGAGAAGGTGGAGATCATCGTCGGAGAAGTCGGGTGGCCTACCGACGGCGACGTCAACGCGAATACGGCGTTGGCTCAGAGATTCAACCAAGGGTTGTTGAACCGTATCGTTCAAGGACAAGGGACGCCTCGCCGGAAAACGGCGCCGGAGGTTTACGTATTCTCGTTGGTCGACGAGGACGCGAAGAGCATCGATCCCGGAAAATTCGAGCGGCACTGGGGAATATTCTCTTACGACGGCGCCGTTAAGTATCCGCTCAGTCTCGGTAACGGACGTCAGTTGGTTCCCGCGAAAGGGGTTCGTTACCAGGCACGTGAGTGGTGCGTGCTCTCTCCTCAAGCTGCGGCGGGAAACGGACCAAACGGTGCCACGTGGACGTCGTCTGTAGAGTACGCGTGTCAGCTCGCTGATTGCACCTCTCTGGGGCCAGGATCCTCTTGCGCGGGTCTAGACTCAGCCGCGAATGCGTCTTACGCGTTTAATATGTATTTTCAGAAGATGGATCACCGCCGAGGATCATGCGTGTTTAACAATCTAGGGGTTGTTACTAAGATTGATCCGTCTAGTGGTTCGTGTAGGTTTCCTATTGAGATTGATACGAGCAGGTTGCGTCCGCGGAAGAATTCTGGTGCGGGTGAAGGGAAGTGGGGGACGGTGGTGACGGCGGCGATGGCGGTTGTTTGGGCGGTGTTTTATTGA
- the LOC106332275 gene encoding probable E3 ubiquitin-protein ligase RHA2B, with amino-acid sequence MSFFMEDSGLFITQLLYKMALLITVLRWIFSWILRYRSRSASSTPPISSQTIKESLSVTTFRDAAERYPESISDTCAVCLGDLEDGDEVRELRNCSHVFHRECIDRWLDYECDDNDGEEDNHRTCPLCRTPLLAANTSSCCGDWPTKNEPSWAVERLLYLFGDDLLN; translated from the coding sequence ATGAGCTTCTTCATGGAAGATTCTGGTCTCTTCATCACTCAGCTCCTCTACAAAATGGCTCTTCTAATCACCGTCCTGAGATGGATCTTCTCCTGGATCTTACGCTACCGATCCAGATCTGCATCCTCCACTCCTCCGATCTCCTCCCAAACCATCAAGGAGAGCCTCTCCGTGACGACGTTCCGCGACGCGGCGGAGCGGTATCCTGAATCGATCAGCGACACTTGCGCGGTGTGCCTCGGGGATCTGGAAGACGGGGACGAGGTCAGAGAGCTCAGAAACTGTAGCCACGTGTTTCACCGCGAGTGCATCGACAGGTGGCTTGACTACGAGTGTGATGATAATGATGGCGAGGAAGATAATCACCGCACGTGTCCTCTGTGTAGAACTCCGCTTCTTGCTGCTAATACGTCGTCGTGTTGCGGAGATTGGCCGACGAAGAATGAGCCTAGCTGGGCCGTTGAACGGCTTCTCTACCTCTTCGGAGACGATCTTCTCAACTGA
- the LOC106328198 gene encoding T-complex protein 1 subunit beta → MPIDKIFKDDASEEKGERARMASFIGAMAVADLVKSTLGPKGMDKILQSTGRGHSVTVTNDGATILKSLHIDNPAAKVLVDISKVQDDEVGDGTTSVVVLAGELLREAEKLVTSKIHPMTIIAGYRMAAECARDALLKRVIDNKENAEKFRSDLMKIAMTTLCSKILSQDKEHFAEMAVDAVFRLKGSTNLEAIQIIKKPGGSLRDSFLDEGFILDKKIGIGQPKRIENAKILVANTAMDTDKVKIYGARVRVDSMTKVAQIEGAEKEKMKDKVNKILAHGINCFVNRQLIYNFPEELFADAGVLAIEHADFEGIERLGLVTGGEIASTFDNPESVKLGHCKLIEEIMIGEDKLIHFSGVEMGQACSIVLRGASHHVLDEAERSLHDALCVLSQTVNDSRVLLGGGWPEMVMAKEVDELARKTAGKKSHTIEAFSRALVAIPTTIADNAGLDSAELVAQLRAEHHTEGCNAGIDVISGAVGDMEERGIYEAFKVKQAVLLSATEAAEMILRVDEIITCAPRRREDRM, encoded by the exons ATGCCG ATCGATAAGATCTTCAAAGATGATGCTAGTGAAGAGAAAGGAGAACGTGCCAGGATG GCTTCCTTCATTGGTGCAATGGCTGTAGCTGATCTGGTGAAATCCACCTTAGGGCCAAAGGGAATG GATAAAATCTTGCAATCTACTGGTAGAGGTCATTCGGTCACTGTTACCAACGATGGTGCGACTATTCTCAAGTCACTTCACATTGACAACCCCGCTGCTAAAGTTCTTGTTG ACATCTCGAAAGTTCAAGATGACGAGGTTGGTGATGGGACTACTTCTGTTGTTGTTTTGGCCGGGGAGCTTCTGAGGGAAGCTGAAAAGCTTGTTACTTCCAAGATCCACCCCATGACGATTATAGCTG GTTACAGGATGGCTGCAGAGTGTGCTCGTGATGCTTTACTGAAAAGAGTGATTGATAATAAGGAGAATGCAG AGAAGTTTAGGTCAGACTTGATGAAGATCGCGATGACTACGTTATGCTCCAAAATTCTCTCCCAAGACAAGGAACACTTTGCAGAAATGGCTGTGGATGCTGTTTTCAGGCTAAAG GGAAGCACGAACTTGGAAGCTATTCAAATCATCAAAAAACCTGGAGGGTCTCTTAGGGATTCATTTTTGGATGAAGG ATTTATTCTTGACAAGAAGATCGGAATTGGGCAGCCAAAGCGCATTGAAAACGCAAAGATCTTGGTAGCAAACACTGCAATGGATACTGATAAAGTGAAAATTTACGGTGCACGTGTCCGTGTGGATTCGATGACCAAGGTTGCTCAGATCGAAGGGGCTGAGAAGGAAAAGATGAAAGACAAGGTGAACAAGATACTAGCCCACGGTATCAACTGCTTTGTTAACAGGCAGTTGATCTACAACTTCCCTGAGGAACTCTTCGCAGACGCTGGTGTACTTGCTATTGAGCATGCTGACTTCGAAGGAATAGAGCGTCTTGGTTTGGTTACAGGCGGTGAAATCGCTTCGACCTTTGATAACCCAGAGTCTGTTAAGCTCGGGCATTGCAAGCTCATCGAAGAGATCATGATTGGTGAAGACAAGTTGATCCATTTCTCTGGTGTTGAGATGGGCCAAGCTTGTTCCATTGTCCTAAGGGGTGCTAG TCACCATGTTCTAGACGAGGCTGAAAGATCACTCCACGATGCCCTGTGTGTTCTCTCCCAAACAGTGAATGACAGTAGAGTGTTGCTGGGAGGTGGATGGCCAGAGATGGTGATGGCAAAGGAAGTAGATGAGCTTGCAAGGAAAACTGCTGGCAAAAAGTCGCATACCATTGAAGCCTTCTCACGGGCACTAGTGGCTATTCCCACAACAATCGCGGACAATGCTGGTTTAGACAGTGCGGAACTGGTGGCTCAGCTTCGTGCAGAGCACCACACTGAAGGGTGCAACGCCGGGATTGATGTCATCTCCGGAGCT GTAGGAGATATGGAGGAGAGAGGAATCTATGAAGCATTCAAAGTGAAGCAAGCGGTTCTGCTTTCAGCGACAGAAGCAGCTGAGATGATTCTGCGAGTGGATGAGATCATTACATGTGCTCCTAGGAGGAGAGAAGACAGGATGTAA